The Juglans regia cultivar Chandler chromosome 1, Walnut 2.0, whole genome shotgun sequence nucleotide sequence GTCAGGGACgggaagaaaacaaaaccattgGCTGATCCGGACCTAGACCCCAAAACCACCAGCAAATTACTGGTCTTGTTGACGGTTTTTCCAAAACTTAAGCTCCTTTTCAAGTTTCTGGCTTTCCATCCCTCTATATATAAAAGAGCCCCTCCATTTGATTTTCTATATCAAGCACACATCCTTCTCGGATCAATTGTATTCTCTAGTACACAAAGTTTGCAACTCctttttctctaatttcaagAGCAAATCAGTCTAATTGTGAAGAGTAACACGAAGAAGATGAGTTCAACAAGCAGAGCTATTGTAGCAGCCAGCGTAGGAGTCGTGGAGGCCATGAAAGACCAGATGGGCATCTGCAGAtggaattatattataagatctGCGCAGCAAAATACAAAGAACCATCTCCGGTCGTTATCTCAGGCAAAGAACCTCTCCTCTTCAACTTCTGCAGTGGTTTCAAGCAAAGTAAGAGATCATcaggagaaaatgaagaagtcAGAAGAGTGTTTGAGGACAGTCATGTACTTGAGCTGTTGGGGTCCCAATTGAGACTTTGATCAGTGAGTTCTCTGAGAACGTCATTGCGGGAAGGCAGGCGAGCGAGCGAGCTAACATCCACCTACATGTGTGAATTTGAATTCGCTAGATCACCCTCGCAAGACGGGCGAGCGAGCTGACATCTGCCCCTACCTGAATTGCTTTACAACTTCTTCAAGTCTTTGGCCGAGGCGGTGAAAATTAAGCAacactatatataaaagttttaggGACGATTTTGGAGAACAGATGGAGTGGCAGAAAGTGAGTATTGAGCAAAAGATTTTGACCGTACGTCAAAGATCTAGCTTCATTCGCCAACATATCAAAAAGGTTGAAGATTTTCTTGAGATAATACAGGTCATGACCATCCTTGTTTTGATTGTAATGTGTTTGGACTTTTAGTGAGTTATAAGAATTAATGCCTGGAATTCTAGAATTTAAGAGTTGTCGTTGACATAGGGCCTTTTTCATGAAGATGTTTGTCGTCTTTGATGTTTCTTGCTGGAAATTTATAAGCTGATCATCAGTTTTCTAGCTAAcaagatgatcatcatgatctgaTTAAACGCATTGGTTTATTTGAAACAAGTCTAACATAACCATGTTTATTGATTTTTCCACCCAAAAGCAGTGTACCATCACTAGTGATCTCTTGGATCAagatttacttaatttttttttcaaagtcaaGAATAAAAATTTGACAAATGTGTATGAATGGTGCAGAAGCTCTCCATTAGGTAGCTTGACAGATCATGTGTTAAGTACTTAATATACAATTTGATCTGTTGCACCTGTACCAATTATCTAGTCATTAGAAGAAAACGTAGAAGGATTGATTTTCTTGGAATAGAAAACAAAGTGTTAATGAAGAataatggaagaaaagaaaaatcacctTAGAGATGTTCAAAAGATTAAGAAGAAACAACATTCGCTGCTTGTTGTGAACAAGCTAGCAGTCAAGTCTGAGTTAAG carries:
- the LOC108983444 gene encoding uncharacterized protein LOC108983444, which encodes MSSTSRAIVAASVGVVEAMKDQMGICRWNYIIRSAQQNTKNHLRSLSQAKNLSSSTSAVVSSKVRDHQEKMKKSEECLRTVMYLSCWGPN